A single window of Solenopsis invicta isolate M01_SB chromosome 3, UNIL_Sinv_3.0, whole genome shotgun sequence DNA harbors:
- the LOC105199399 gene encoding activator of 90 kDa heat shock protein ATPase homolog 1, which translates to MARWGEGDPRWIVEERPDATNVNNWHWTEKNACAWSQEKLKELFVNFKIEGDGVLCKITEMEKCEGEASANNRKGKLIFFYEWNIVLKWILDKQSNKNIEGKINIPNLSEENDINEVDIEITLKDSTDEGEKIKQFLHTKGKDVLRENLKKYVSSLKEEFTKGMILPQKDNVKENISNITSGFNVKMQMNAAVTPTNNNKTADCKISTTTIKQNVKFQCRAEEFYNVLSTIEMVQAFTKNPVKLELKKNGQFELFGGNIHGEFVEITPTKIIQKWRCKQWPSGHFSDVTIDICEKNDHTEVILTQSGVPVSEELSTKENWERYYWDAIKRTFGFGYFM; encoded by the exons ATGGCAAGATGGGGTGAAGGTGATCCACGTTGGATCGTGGAAGAGAGACCCGACGCAACCAATGTTAACAACTGGCATTG GACGGAGAAGAACGCCTGTGCATGGTCACAAGAAAAGTTGAAAGAACTTTtcgtaaatttcaaaattgaagGAGATGGAG tattatgtaaaataacagAAATGGAAAAATGTGAAGGTGAGGCGTCAGCAAATAATAGAAAAGGGAAACTCATTTTCTTTTATGAATGGAATATTGTTCTTAAGTGGATATTGGATAAACAATCCAATAAAAACATTGAGGGTAAAATCAATATTCCTAATCTCTCTGAAGAAAATGATATCAATGAAGTAGAT attgaaattacattaaaagataGTACGGATGAAggggaaaaaataaaacaattcttACATACTAAAGGTAAAGATGTGttaagagaaaatttaaagaaatatgtatCTTCTCTAAAAGAAG aatTTACAAAAGGAATGATATTGCCTCAAAAagataatgtaaaagaaaatatttcaaatataacatCTGGTTTTAATGTTAag ATGCAAATGAACGCTGCAGTGACACCAACGAACAATAATAAAACAGCAGATTGTAAAATTTCAACTACTACGATTAAGCAAAATGTGAAATTTCAATGCAGAGCGGAAGAGTTTTATAATGTCCTCTCTACGATCGAG ATGGTACAAGCCTTCACAAAGAACCCAGTAAAGCTAGAATTAAAGAAGAATGGTCAATTCGAGCTCTTCGGTGGCAATATTCACGGTGAATTCGTAGAGATTACACCAACGAAGATTATTCAGAAATGGCGTTGTAAACAGTGGCCGTCCGGACATTTTAGCGATGTAACGATTGATATCTGTGAAAAGAATGATCACACTGAGGTTATTTTGACGCAGAGCGGTGTCCCAGTAAG CGAGGAGCTCTCTACAAAGGAGAATTGGGAAAGGTATTATTGGGACGCCATAAAACGGACCTTCGGTTTCGGATACTTCATGTGA